A genomic segment from Deltaproteobacteria bacterium GWA2_45_12 encodes:
- a CDS encoding cell division protein FtsA, with protein MARKDKLVVGLDIGTTKICAIVGELTHDGIDIIGIGSHPSRGLRKGVVVNIEATVESIKRAIEEAELMAGCDITSVYAGIAGGHIKGINSHGIVAIKNKEVGESDIARVIDAAQAVAIPMDREVIHVIPQEFIVDDQDGIREPLGMSGIRLEAKVHIISAAVSSAQNIVKCANRCGLNVNDVVLEPLASSESALSPDEKDLGVVLVDIGGGTTDIVIYSQGSLVYTSVLTIGGNHITNDIAVGLRTPAIEAEKLKQKYGCALGAMVQKNETIEVPSVGGRKSRILSRQILTEIIEPRVEEIFSLVRQEISRSGFEEAIASGIVLTGGATLLEGMPELAEQVLDFPVRRGAPKGIGGLIDVVKSPMYATGVGLVLYGARQLHQTRFKVKDDGVYGKVKQRMKSWIVEIF; from the coding sequence ATGGCCAGAAAAGACAAGCTTGTTGTTGGTTTGGATATTGGCACAACAAAAATTTGTGCCATCGTCGGGGAGCTAACCCACGATGGCATCGATATTATCGGCATTGGGTCGCACCCATCGCGGGGCCTAAGAAAAGGGGTTGTCGTTAATATTGAGGCCACGGTTGAATCAATCAAGCGAGCCATCGAAGAAGCCGAGCTTATGGCCGGTTGTGATATCACTTCTGTTTACGCAGGGATTGCCGGAGGACACATCAAGGGGATTAACAGTCACGGCATTGTGGCCATTAAAAACAAGGAAGTGGGCGAAAGCGATATAGCCCGTGTGATTGATGCGGCTCAGGCTGTGGCCATCCCCATGGACCGCGAGGTGATCCACGTTATTCCCCAGGAATTTATTGTTGATGATCAAGACGGTATTCGTGAACCCTTGGGCATGTCGGGAATAAGATTAGAGGCCAAGGTCCATATCATTTCTGCAGCGGTGAGTTCAGCGCAAAACATAGTCAAATGTGCCAATCGGTGTGGGCTTAACGTGAACGATGTGGTTTTGGAACCATTGGCCAGCAGTGAATCTGCTTTGTCCCCCGATGAAAAAGATTTGGGTGTGGTTTTGGTGGATATTGGAGGGGGGACAACCGATATTGTCATTTATTCCCAGGGGAGCCTGGTTTATACATCCGTCCTCACTATCGGAGGCAATCACATCACCAATGATATTGCCGTGGGCTTAAGAACCCCTGCCATTGAAGCTGAAAAACTTAAGCAAAAATATGGTTGTGCTTTGGGGGCGATGGTGCAAAAAAATGAAACTATCGAGGTCCCCTCGGTGGGGGGGAGAAAGTCCCGGATTTTATCAAGGCAAATTCTGACCGAAATTATTGAGCCCCGCGTAGAAGAAATCTTTTCGCTTGTCAGACAAGAAATTTCGCGTTCTGGTTTCGAAGAAGCCATTGCCTCCGGGATTGTTTTGACTGGAGGTGCCACTCTTTTGGAAGGAATGCCCGAACTAGCCGAGCAGGTACTCGATTTTCCCGTCAGGCGGGGGGCTCCCAAGGGGATTGGAGGACTTATTGACGTGGTAAAAAGCCCGATGTATGCCACGGGGGTTGGGCTGGTTCTCTATGGGGCCAGGCAATTACATCAAACCCGGTTCAAAGTGAAGGATGATGGGGTTTATGGAAAAGTGAAACAACGAATGAAGAGTTGGATCGTTGAAATATTTTAA
- a CDS encoding UDP-N-acetylenolpyruvoylglucosamine reductase → MKDEVRDRLAREFRGTTNYREPMKNHTSIRIGGQADVFLKPIDLEDLKAVLKIATEEDLPVMLLGAGSNTLVRDAGIRGFVITSLSLQKQEIVSQNEETADIFCEAGVKISAFVQMAAEKGLSGCESLIGIPGTMGGAIFMNAGARGIEIKDIVREITFLDVQGTLHTVLRDKLEFGYRHLKLPRGAIILSGIFRLTKKDPQEVEETVRNYQKVRAETQPLNYPSLGSVFKNPESTKKGEVVSKAGELIEECGLKGVRVGGARVSEKHANFIVNEKQATAKDVVVLINLVRDKVKEKTGVLLETEVKILGEDT, encoded by the coding sequence ATTAAGGATGAGGTGCGTGACCGGTTAGCCCGCGAATTTCGCGGTACCACGAATTATCGCGAACCCATGAAGAACCACACCAGCATTCGCATTGGGGGTCAGGCGGATGTTTTTTTAAAGCCTATTGACCTTGAAGATTTAAAGGCCGTCCTCAAAATTGCCACGGAAGAAGATTTGCCCGTGATGTTATTGGGGGCGGGAAGCAATACCTTGGTAAGGGATGCGGGGATCAGGGGATTTGTCATCACCTCTTTAAGTTTACAAAAACAGGAAATTGTCTCTCAAAATGAAGAAACTGCCGATATTTTTTGTGAAGCGGGGGTTAAAATTTCGGCTTTTGTTCAAATGGCCGCTGAAAAAGGCCTGTCTGGTTGTGAATCTCTTATTGGTATCCCTGGGACAATGGGAGGGGCCATTTTCATGAATGCCGGGGCCCGGGGTATTGAAATAAAAGACATTGTTCGTGAAATTACTTTTTTGGATGTCCAAGGAACCCTTCATACGGTTTTACGGGACAAGCTTGAATTTGGTTATCGCCATTTAAAACTTCCGCGTGGAGCGATTATCCTTTCCGGAATTTTTCGTTTAACCAAAAAAGATCCCCAAGAAGTGGAAGAAACAGTCAGGAATTATCAAAAAGTGCGTGCTGAAACCCAACCACTTAATTACCCCAGTTTAGGCTCTGTGTTTAAAAATCCGGAATCCACCAAAAAAGGGGAAGTCGTTTCCAAGGCGGGGGAACTTATTGAAGAGTGCGGCCTAAAGGGAGTGCGCGTGGGTGGGGCGCGGGTTTCTGAAAAGCATGCCAATTTTATTGTGAATGAAAAACAGGCCACTGCCAAAGATGTGGTTGTTCTTATCAATCTGGTTCGCGATAAGGTGAAGGAAAAAACAGGTGTGTTGTTGGAAACAGAAGTAAAAATTTTAGGAGAGGACACGTAG
- a CDS encoding UDP-N-acetylmuramate--L-alanine ligase → MYKKHRIHFVGIGGIGMSGIAEVLINLGYPVSGSDLKPSPLTRRLKSKGARIFYGHKKDNVVQAEVVVTSSAIKPTNPEVVEAKNRNIPIIGRAEMLAELMRFSKYGVAVSGTHGKTTTTSLVASVLHYGGYDPTMIIGGKVNSLRSNARLGKGEFMVAEADESDGSFLKLSPSIAVVTNIDPEHMDFYKSFDRVKKAYLEFIHKIPFYGVAVVCVDHPVIEELLPKIEKRVLTYGFSEKAQFRAENIDSKNGHIDFDFVVFGEKKKRVSLHLIGHHNVLNALAALAVGWELGIPLVKAIKALKNFKGVQRRCQVLLQNNHYTVIDDYGHHPEEIKATLKAIRGAYTGRLVTLFQPHRYTRTRDMFKEFMAAFDSTNLLLVTDIYPAGEAPISGVHSKNLVEGLKKNLGEQVRYIPKTAHLVNDVLKWVAPGDILLSLGAGDVTKIGKECAKQFKKYGSTT, encoded by the coding sequence TTGTACAAAAAACATCGAATTCATTTTGTAGGCATTGGGGGCATTGGCATGAGTGGTATTGCCGAGGTCTTGATTAACCTTGGCTATCCCGTCAGCGGTTCCGACCTAAAACCTTCCCCTCTTACCCGGCGGCTTAAATCAAAAGGGGCCAGGATTTTTTACGGCCATAAAAAAGATAATGTTGTCCAGGCTGAAGTTGTTGTGACCAGTTCGGCTATCAAGCCTACCAATCCCGAGGTCGTCGAAGCCAAAAACAGAAATATTCCCATTATCGGTCGGGCTGAAATGTTGGCTGAGCTCATGCGTTTTTCCAAGTATGGCGTGGCCGTTTCCGGAACCCACGGAAAAACGACCACCACTTCCTTGGTGGCCAGTGTGCTTCATTATGGGGGGTATGATCCCACCATGATTATCGGGGGCAAGGTCAACAGTCTTCGTTCAAACGCCCGGTTGGGGAAGGGGGAATTCATGGTGGCCGAGGCCGATGAATCCGACGGGTCCTTTTTAAAACTTTCTCCTTCCATTGCGGTGGTCACCAATATTGACCCCGAGCACATGGATTTTTATAAAAGTTTTGATCGTGTTAAAAAAGCCTATCTGGAATTCATTCACAAAATCCCTTTTTATGGTGTGGCCGTTGTCTGTGTGGATCATCCGGTGATTGAAGAACTTCTTCCAAAAATCGAAAAGCGGGTTTTAACCTACGGCTTTTCTGAAAAAGCCCAATTTCGTGCTGAAAATATTGATTCAAAAAACGGGCACATCGATTTTGACTTTGTTGTTTTTGGTGAAAAGAAGAAGCGGGTTTCCCTCCATCTTATCGGACATCACAATGTGCTTAATGCCCTGGCAGCCCTGGCGGTGGGGTGGGAATTGGGCATTCCTTTGGTCAAGGCGATAAAGGCCCTGAAAAATTTCAAAGGAGTCCAAAGGCGTTGTCAGGTTTTGCTCCAAAACAATCATTATACGGTGATTGATGATTATGGGCATCACCCTGAAGAAATAAAAGCCACCCTCAAAGCCATTCGTGGTGCTTATACGGGACGTTTGGTGACATTGTTCCAGCCCCATCGTTACACACGGACGCGCGACATGTTTAAAGAGTTTATGGCCGCTTTTGATTCTACCAACCTGTTACTTGTCACCGATATTTATCCGGCGGGCGAAGCTCCCATTTCGGGGGTTCATTCAAAAAATCTGGTAGAAGGTTTAAAGAAAAATTTGGGGGAACAAGTGCGCTATATTCCAAAAACAGCTCATTTGGTAAATGATGTTTTGAAATGGGTGGCGCCTGGTGATATTCTTCTCTCGCTTGGAGCCGGAGATGTGACAAAAATAGGCAAGGAATGTGCGAAACAATTTAAAAAATATGGATCTACAACCTGA
- a CDS encoding undecaprenyldiphospho-muramoylpentapeptide beta-N-acetylglucosaminyltransferase: MTNPQTQSLLLIAGGGTGGHLYSGLAVAEDWCARGGEVLFVGTNYGLEKNLVPHYGYKLETVPVSKLKGSSVVVRLKTLVLLPLALVKSLWIMARYRPTAVLGIGGYASGPMVVAGWICRVPTAIVDQNAIPGLTNRWLGKIAKKVFLAFDVAGSYFKKEKVRITGNPVLRSRLPAMLGHDESGRDNPRIVPTEYPEITLLVCGGSQGAHALNESVMQAFGLISKKFPGLKIIHQAGPTDEALVRKTYAEMKINAEVCAFIHDLENYYAKANLVIARSGAGTLTDLSNWGLASILVPYPFAADDHQRANARIFVDAGAALLLEQKNSTPEKLAEMIASLLKDTTRLESMGQAARLLSRPDAAKLVVDQLLSPFEKGGHRGI; this comes from the coding sequence ATGACCAATCCACAAACACAATCCCTTCTCCTCATTGCAGGGGGAGGAACAGGGGGGCATTTGTATTCCGGCTTGGCTGTAGCCGAAGACTGGTGCGCTCGCGGGGGTGAGGTGCTTTTTGTTGGGACCAACTACGGGTTGGAGAAAAATTTGGTGCCCCATTATGGATATAAGCTTGAGACCGTTCCTGTTTCCAAATTAAAGGGAAGCAGTGTTGTGGTACGGTTAAAGACATTGGTGCTTTTGCCCTTAGCCCTTGTAAAGAGTTTATGGATTATGGCCAGGTACAGGCCAACGGCTGTTTTGGGCATTGGAGGGTATGCTTCCGGCCCCATGGTGGTGGCCGGTTGGATTTGCAGGGTTCCTACAGCCATTGTTGATCAAAATGCCATCCCTGGTTTGACAAACAGGTGGTTGGGAAAAATTGCCAAAAAAGTTTTTTTGGCTTTTGATGTGGCAGGTTCTTATTTCAAAAAAGAAAAAGTAAGGATCACGGGGAACCCGGTATTGAGAAGTCGATTGCCTGCCATGTTGGGCCATGATGAATCGGGTAGGGACAATCCTAGGATTGTCCCTACAGAATATCCGGAGATAACCCTCCTTGTCTGTGGGGGTTCCCAAGGGGCGCATGCTCTTAACGAGAGTGTCATGCAGGCATTTGGTTTGATTTCAAAAAAATTTCCGGGCTTAAAAATAATCCATCAAGCGGGACCTACCGATGAAGCTCTTGTTCGTAAGACGTATGCGGAGATGAAAATAAACGCTGAAGTTTGTGCGTTTATTCATGATCTTGAAAATTACTATGCCAAAGCCAACCTTGTTATTGCCCGTTCCGGTGCAGGGACATTAACGGATTTGTCCAACTGGGGACTTGCTTCCATTTTGGTGCCCTATCCCTTTGCTGCCGATGACCATCAGAGGGCCAATGCCCGTATTTTTGTTGATGCAGGAGCGGCTTTATTGTTGGAACAAAAAAACAGCACTCCCGAAAAGCTTGCCGAAATGATCGCCAGCCTGCTAAAAGACACCACTCGCTTGGAAAGCATGGGACAAGCGGCAAGACTTTTATCGCGTCCGGATGCAGCAAAACTGGTTGTGGATCAATTATTATCCCCCTTTGAAAAAGGGGGACACAGGGGGATTTGA
- a CDS encoding cell division protein FtsW has protein sequence MFFNNNKNTKSHVHYQRFDVYLLFVTLLLVLIGMVMVFSSSAVSAQAHYNDSYYYLKKEVLFVVMGFFLMLLVKKIPYRLYLKIVYPFLFLNLVLLIVVLFFGHGGASEGVHRWLYVGPFSFQPSEMTKLSVIIFVAYALAKKQEKIREFSTGFLPVILISSVYILLILAQKDLGAALTLGIIVLLMLFIAGTRLSYLAGAFLLSIPALYFLIFSVDFRRRRILAFLDPWKYQLDFGFQIIQSFVAFKEGGLLGAGLGEGKQKLFYLPEAHTDFIFSVVGEELGLVGVLLVVSLFVFFIFRGFLISLKSRDLFGLYLAFGLTSLIGVQAFINMGVVMGLLPTKGLALPFISYGGSSMLVSFLIVGILLNISMDTEGE, from the coding sequence ATGTTTTTTAACAACAACAAAAATACAAAGTCCCATGTGCATTATCAGCGCTTTGATGTGTATTTGTTGTTTGTGACCCTTTTGCTTGTGCTTATCGGCATGGTCATGGTGTTTTCAAGTAGCGCTGTTTCGGCCCAGGCCCATTATAACGACAGTTATTATTATCTTAAGAAAGAAGTCTTGTTTGTGGTGATGGGGTTTTTTCTTATGTTGTTGGTCAAAAAAATTCCGTATCGTCTTTACTTAAAAATTGTTTATCCCTTTTTGTTTCTTAATTTGGTTCTTCTAATTGTTGTCCTGTTTTTTGGCCATGGGGGGGCTTCAGAGGGGGTTCATCGTTGGTTGTATGTGGGACCTTTTTCTTTTCAGCCTTCTGAAATGACCAAGTTATCCGTCATTATTTTTGTGGCGTATGCGCTGGCTAAAAAACAGGAAAAAATTCGTGAATTCAGCACGGGTTTTTTGCCGGTCATTTTAATCAGCAGTGTTTATATTCTGCTTATTTTGGCCCAAAAAGATTTGGGAGCCGCCCTTACCCTGGGCATCATTGTTCTTCTCATGCTTTTTATCGCAGGGACCCGGCTTTCCTACTTGGCGGGGGCTTTTTTACTTTCCATCCCGGCCCTTTATTTTCTTATTTTCTCCGTTGATTTTAGACGTCGCAGGATCCTGGCTTTTCTGGACCCATGGAAATATCAACTCGATTTTGGTTTTCAGATTATTCAATCCTTTGTTGCCTTTAAAGAAGGAGGTCTCTTGGGGGCAGGTCTTGGGGAAGGAAAACAGAAGCTTTTTTATTTGCCGGAAGCCCATACCGATTTCATTTTTTCGGTGGTTGGAGAAGAATTGGGATTAGTCGGGGTTTTACTTGTCGTCTCCCTGTTTGTGTTCTTCATATTTAGGGGGTTTCTTATTTCTTTAAAGTCGCGCGATTTATTCGGGCTTTATCTGGCTTTTGGTTTGACAAGTCTCATTGGGGTTCAGGCTTTTATCAATATGGGTGTTGTGATGGGCCTGCTTCCCACGAAGGGATTGGCACTTCCCTTTATAAGTTATGGGGGTTCCTCCATGTTGGTTTCGTTTTTGATTGTGGGAATTCTTTTAAATATTTCGATGGACACGGAAGGGGAATGA
- a CDS encoding UDP-N-acetylmuramoylalanine--D-glutamate ligase, translating to MSLKNVIVGLGITGESLLDYFISLGQPCVGIEEVSREIFQKVKEKYVGKAAQFYFGDIPKTVFDDAKQFFISPGVPPTREWVALAKKKNIPVTGEMEFASQKLSGKLIAVTGTNGKSTSVSLIQTILQEGGYSSGLKGNIGTPLITAVNESPKDYYVLEASSFQLETVENFKPKVAVVLNVTSDHLERYESMQAYADAKALVTKNQSADDFFIYNADDPYCVLMETKAKKLPFSLVNQFPEGAFVEKNTMVVRWKGTEFRYELSEMPISGLHNQENMLAAILSLTVLNVPYSVILSGLKKYRALPHRLEKVGCFKGISFYDDSKATNVGSVVMSLASFDKNVILILGGRDKGGEYNPLYAMVKHKVKALIIYGEAREKIAKAFSFFENKKVVPTMPEVVSEAYRVAKSGDTVLFSPACSSFDLYKNYAQRGNHFQELVRGMGDCC from the coding sequence ATGAGTTTAAAAAACGTTATTGTTGGTTTGGGGATTACGGGCGAATCCCTTTTGGATTATTTTATAAGCTTGGGACAGCCCTGTGTGGGCATTGAAGAAGTTTCAAGAGAGATTTTTCAAAAAGTAAAAGAAAAATATGTGGGGAAGGCCGCCCAATTCTATTTTGGGGATATTCCAAAAACGGTTTTTGATGATGCAAAACAATTTTTTATCAGTCCGGGTGTTCCTCCGACACGGGAGTGGGTGGCTCTGGCCAAAAAGAAAAACATTCCGGTCACGGGAGAAATGGAGTTTGCCTCGCAAAAACTTTCAGGAAAACTGATCGCAGTCACCGGGACTAATGGCAAATCAACTTCAGTCTCTTTAATTCAAACAATCCTTCAAGAGGGGGGATATTCTTCTGGTCTTAAAGGGAATATAGGAACCCCGCTTATTACGGCTGTGAACGAATCTCCCAAGGACTATTATGTATTGGAAGCCAGTTCGTTCCAGTTGGAAACCGTTGAAAATTTCAAGCCAAAAGTAGCCGTGGTCCTTAATGTCACCTCCGATCATTTAGAACGGTATGAAAGCATGCAGGCTTATGCCGATGCCAAGGCCCTTGTGACCAAAAACCAATCAGCCGATGATTTTTTTATTTATAATGCGGACGACCCTTATTGTGTTTTGATGGAAACAAAGGCAAAAAAACTTCCCTTTAGCTTGGTCAATCAATTTCCCGAAGGGGCTTTTGTTGAAAAAAACACCATGGTGGTGCGATGGAAAGGGACAGAGTTCCGATACGAGCTATCCGAAATGCCCATTTCGGGTTTGCACAATCAGGAAAACATGCTTGCAGCCATTTTGTCCTTAACGGTTTTAAATGTGCCCTACTCCGTCATTTTATCCGGATTGAAAAAATACAGGGCACTGCCCCATCGTTTGGAAAAAGTGGGTTGTTTTAAAGGGATCTCTTTTTATGATGATTCCAAGGCCACCAATGTGGGTTCTGTGGTGATGTCACTGGCTTCTTTTGACAAGAATGTCATTCTTATTCTGGGAGGACGAGACAAAGGGGGGGAATACAATCCGCTCTATGCCATGGTCAAACATAAGGTGAAGGCCCTTATCATTTATGGGGAAGCGCGTGAAAAAATCGCCAAGGCCTTTTCTTTTTTTGAAAATAAGAAAGTGGTTCCCACCATGCCTGAAGTGGTGAGCGAGGCGTATCGTGTGGCAAAGAGTGGGGATACCGTGCTTTTTTCTCCCGCCTGTTCAAGTTTTGATCTTTATAAAAACTATGCCCAGCGCGGGAATCACTTTCAGGAATTGGTAAGGGGGATGGGGGATTGTTGCTAG
- a CDS encoding phospho-N-acetylmuramoyl-pentapeptide-transferase, with protein MFYHFLYPLNEFFGGFNVVKYITFRTFAALLTAMLFYLVCGKPWIRFLKNRQMAQTIRMDGPQAHLGKKGTPTMGGLLLIVSVLFSVFLWGNWGSDYLGVSLYVFVGMGAIGFVDDYKKVMKRDTKGFAGRYKIILEVFICLSAALFIYGYKGLDTRLYVPFLKQVQPDLSFWYLFLTIFVVVGAANAVNLTDGLDGLAAVPSMTAFLTYGFLVYVVGHVVISNYLQIPFVKESGELAVLCGAVVGACIGFLWFNAYPAEIFMGDVGALGLGGLLGFVALIAKQEILLVLVGGLFVMETLSVITQVISFKLTGKRIFRMAPLHHHFELKGWSEPKIIVRFWILSFVLALLSLATLKLR; from the coding sequence GTGTTTTATCATTTTCTATATCCCTTAAATGAATTTTTCGGGGGATTTAATGTTGTCAAATACATCACCTTTCGCACTTTTGCAGCGCTATTAACGGCGATGCTCTTTTATCTTGTCTGCGGCAAACCCTGGATTCGTTTTTTAAAAAACAGGCAAATGGCGCAAACCATTCGTATGGATGGTCCCCAGGCCCATTTGGGAAAAAAGGGAACCCCCACCATGGGGGGACTTTTGCTTATTGTTTCGGTTTTGTTTTCGGTGTTTTTATGGGGCAATTGGGGAAGCGACTATTTGGGGGTGAGTTTGTATGTTTTTGTGGGGATGGGAGCCATTGGTTTTGTCGATGACTACAAAAAAGTGATGAAGCGCGATACCAAGGGTTTTGCCGGACGCTATAAAATTATTCTGGAAGTGTTCATTTGCCTGTCAGCAGCTCTTTTTATTTATGGGTACAAGGGGCTGGATACGCGGCTGTATGTTCCTTTTTTAAAACAAGTTCAGCCCGATCTTTCTTTTTGGTACCTGTTTTTGACCATCTTTGTGGTGGTGGGCGCTGCCAATGCCGTTAATTTAACTGATGGTTTGGATGGTTTGGCCGCTGTTCCTTCCATGACGGCTTTTTTGACCTATGGATTTTTGGTGTATGTGGTGGGGCATGTAGTGATTTCCAATTATTTGCAGATTCCTTTTGTCAAAGAGTCGGGCGAATTGGCGGTGCTTTGCGGGGCCGTTGTGGGGGCGTGCATCGGGTTTTTATGGTTTAACGCTTACCCTGCTGAAATTTTCATGGGCGATGTGGGGGCCTTGGGATTGGGGGGCTTGTTGGGGTTTGTGGCCTTGATTGCCAAACAGGAAATTCTTCTTGTCCTTGTGGGGGGGTTGTTTGTGATGGAAACCCTTTCGGTGATTACGCAGGTGATTTCCTTTAAGCTGACGGGAAAGAGAATTTTTCGCATGGCGCCCCTGCATCATCATTTTGAACTTAAGGGCTGGAGCGAGCCAAAAATTATTGTGAGATTTTGGATTCTTTCTTTTGTGCTGGCCCTTTTGTCATTGGCGACACTGAAGTTAAGGTGA
- a CDS encoding UDP-N-acetylmuramoyl-L-alanyl-D-glutamate--2,6-diaminopimelate ligase produces the protein MKLETLLKNCLPLKTRGNTDIEVSGVEYNSKKVKPGALFVAIPGFKTDGRAYVFQAVAQGASAVVFEGEFFENINLPQIRVANARSALALLSEVYFGYPSQKMYVAGVTGTNGKTTLTYLAESLWKEASYKTGVVGTINTRFGNKVWPSDQTTPESRDLQEIFLTMKQAQVSHVCMEVSSHALDLHRVDGLDFDAAVFTNLTQDHLDFHRDLENYYKAKEKLFVSCLNQSSKKNRVAIVYGDDVYGQKLLKILEQKKIPNISYGFTKINQTYPEKYSLSLDGFEGRLRTSLGVLDVCVPLMGLFNVANVLACVELGIHSGLNLKQIQKGLSGCKPPPGRLEKIANKAGLSVFVDYAHTPDALKNVLTTLKALAPGKIIAVFGCGGDRDPGKRPLMGYEVGSLADVAAVTSDNPRTENPETIIDAIVPGLNRAGMSPYSQAKGYLVEPDRKKAIEKALTLAKKDDVVLIAGKGHEDYQIIGTQKFPFSDQEIVREHLGPSTPLRDHPE, from the coding sequence ATGAAACTAGAAACCTTGCTGAAAAACTGTCTCCCACTCAAAACACGCGGGAATACGGATATCGAGGTAAGTGGTGTCGAATATAATTCAAAAAAAGTAAAACCAGGGGCGCTCTTTGTGGCCATCCCCGGGTTTAAGACAGATGGCAGGGCCTATGTATTCCAAGCCGTGGCGCAAGGAGCCTCTGCCGTCGTTTTTGAAGGGGAGTTTTTTGAAAATATAAATCTGCCTCAAATACGGGTTGCCAACGCGCGAAGCGCTCTTGCTTTGTTGTCGGAAGTCTACTTTGGGTATCCATCCCAAAAAATGTATGTGGCCGGTGTTACCGGCACCAATGGAAAAACCACCCTTACCTATCTGGCCGAAAGTCTCTGGAAAGAAGCCTCTTATAAAACAGGAGTGGTGGGAACCATCAATACCCGTTTTGGCAACAAAGTTTGGCCCAGCGACCAAACCACACCGGAATCGCGCGATTTACAGGAAATCTTTTTGACAATGAAACAGGCCCAAGTCTCTCATGTGTGCATGGAGGTTTCTTCCCATGCCCTCGATCTGCATCGCGTGGATGGGTTGGATTTTGATGCTGCCGTTTTCACAAATTTAACCCAGGACCACCTCGATTTTCACAGGGATTTGGAAAATTATTACAAGGCCAAGGAAAAACTGTTTGTTTCGTGTTTGAATCAAAGTTCCAAAAAAAATCGGGTGGCTATCGTCTATGGCGATGATGTTTACGGACAAAAGCTTTTGAAGATATTGGAGCAAAAAAAAATACCCAACATCAGTTATGGATTTACAAAAATAAATCAAACTTATCCCGAAAAATATTCTTTAAGCCTGGATGGTTTTGAAGGCCGTCTTCGTACTTCACTCGGTGTTTTAGACGTTTGTGTTCCGCTTATGGGGCTTTTTAACGTGGCCAATGTTTTAGCCTGTGTTGAGTTGGGGATTCATTCCGGATTGAATCTGAAGCAAATCCAAAAAGGTCTTTCTGGATGCAAACCGCCCCCGGGGCGCCTTGAAAAAATAGCAAACAAGGCGGGACTTTCTGTTTTTGTTGATTATGCCCATACCCCTGATGCCCTTAAAAATGTTTTGACCACATTGAAAGCGCTGGCTCCGGGCAAAATAATCGCTGTGTTTGGATGCGGGGGGGATAGGGATCCGGGCAAGAGGCCTTTAATGGGATATGAAGTGGGAAGCCTTGCTGATGTGGCGGCGGTAACTTCGGATAATCCACGAACAGAAAATCCTGAAACCATTATTGACGCCATTGTTCCGGGCCTTAATCGGGCTGGAATGTCTCCTTATAGTCAGGCAAAGGGTTATCTTGTTGAGCCGGACCGTAAAAAAGCCATTGAGAAAGCCCTTACTCTGGCCAAAAAGGATGATGTAGTTTTGATTGCAGGAAAAGGCCATGAGGATTATCAGATTATAGGAACCCAAAAATTCCCTTTTTCGGACCAGGAAATTGTGAGAGAGCACCTCGGCCCTTCGACTCCGCTCAGGGACCACCCCGAGTGA